In one Methylocaldum szegediense genomic region, the following are encoded:
- a CDS encoding flagellar hook-length control protein FliK, with protein sequence MSIHTLTTPASVLEVARLVHNAEAEANTDSALFLAALVGQLDAATSSAAPEVAEDTRAIAPAEDSDTPEDVLQALLHYVSNLDALSARPIEDGTGGSGVPAGGNSLPETAALLAAHSDSGPLSAEQLQAELVAFVTPPSFSDQNAPPDGGHGEVTDSDHVLALAGDEKLTGGRDAAVFYQSRREQSGSAAAEMSSFGTASLAAKEPGTLLSQMPAAEPEGRARDEHLLSDFDRKLGSLAEAAAEGVQFAADRGLPVEGIPLATQASITSAGESMPPLGRPLNEAGWQEALGERILWMTDKNLMAAEIRVNPAHLGPLEICIQMEQDQASVHFATHDASVREAIEAAVPKLREMFGAREINLADINVTVSPGVSHESGTSAEFGRQSGFGDRSRSFPDSVAAKNEDIPPSSGQAMANNGLLNLYA encoded by the coding sequence ATGAGCATTCATACTTTGACAACACCGGCTTCCGTTCTCGAAGTAGCGCGGCTCGTCCATAACGCGGAGGCGGAAGCCAATACAGACAGCGCGCTCTTTCTCGCTGCACTGGTCGGGCAATTGGACGCGGCAACGAGCAGCGCAGCGCCCGAAGTTGCCGAAGACACCCGGGCAATCGCCCCCGCCGAAGATAGCGATACTCCCGAGGATGTGCTACAGGCGCTTCTCCACTATGTATCCAACCTCGATGCGCTGTCCGCCCGGCCGATTGAAGACGGAACGGGTGGCAGCGGCGTGCCGGCGGGCGGCAATTCGTTGCCTGAAACGGCAGCGCTGCTCGCCGCGCATTCCGATTCGGGGCCGCTTTCGGCCGAGCAGTTGCAGGCGGAACTTGTGGCCTTTGTCACGCCACCGTCGTTTTCCGATCAGAACGCGCCGCCGGATGGGGGGCACGGAGAGGTAACGGACTCGGATCATGTGTTGGCGCTTGCCGGGGACGAGAAGCTTACCGGCGGACGCGACGCAGCGGTGTTCTATCAGTCTCGTCGCGAACAAAGCGGTTCCGCTGCGGCAGAAATGAGTTCGTTCGGGACAGCTTCTTTGGCTGCGAAAGAACCGGGTACGCTGTTGTCGCAGATGCCGGCTGCCGAACCGGAAGGGCGTGCAAGGGACGAACATCTTCTTTCCGATTTCGACAGAAAGCTCGGAAGTTTGGCCGAGGCTGCAGCCGAAGGCGTCCAGTTTGCGGCGGATCGCGGTTTGCCGGTAGAGGGTATACCGCTAGCAACGCAAGCTTCCATCACTTCTGCCGGTGAGTCGATGCCGCCACTTGGCAGGCCTTTGAATGAGGCTGGATGGCAAGAAGCATTAGGGGAGCGAATTTTGTGGATGACCGATAAAAACCTCATGGCGGCCGAGATCAGAGTTAATCCGGCTCATCTGGGGCCGTTGGAGATATGCATACAGATGGAGCAAGACCAGGCGTCTGTCCATTTCGCGACGCACGACGCCTCGGTTCGGGAGGCTATCGAGGCTGCCGTTCCCAAGCTACGGGAGATGTTCGGCGCCCGGGAAATCAATCTGGCCGACATCAATGTCACCGTCTCACCCGGGGTGTCGCACGAAAGCGGCACATCCGCCGAGTTCGGCCGCCAATCCGGCTTCGGCGATCGGAGCCGGTCGTTCCCGGACTCCGTCGCAGCGAAAAATGAAGATATTCCGCCAAGTTCGGGGCAGGCCATGGCGAATAATGGTTTGCTCAATTTATATGCCTGA
- the fliJ gene encoding flagellar export protein FliJ: protein MKRSKRLMPVLELAESKEKQTARILSESRQKLEAAQRNLSSLIGFRDNYSAQFQRSGNAGLASRQLIEYRIFLAKINTAIADQEKAVHAAQTELRKRQAEWEAARKHSLGIRRVFEQSLSEERRSDEKKQQTEQDERAARRSNGGILADFI, encoded by the coding sequence ATGAAACGATCGAAGCGCTTAATGCCGGTATTGGAACTTGCCGAATCGAAAGAAAAACAGACCGCCCGGATTCTCAGCGAAAGCCGGCAAAAACTCGAAGCTGCGCAGCGGAATCTCTCCAGTTTAATCGGTTTTCGCGACAATTATTCAGCTCAGTTCCAGCGATCCGGAAACGCGGGTCTCGCTAGCCGCCAGTTGATCGAGTACCGCATATTTCTTGCGAAAATCAATACCGCGATTGCCGATCAAGAAAAGGCTGTTCATGCGGCGCAAACAGAGCTTCGAAAGCGCCAAGCGGAATGGGAGGCAGCACGCAAGCATAGCCTCGGTATAAGAAGGGTGTTCGAGCAATCGCTCAGCGAGGAGCGCCGTTCGGACGAGAAGAAACAGCAAACCGAACAGGACGAAAGAGCGGCCCGCCGTTCAAACGGCGGCATTCTGGCCGACTTCATCTGA
- the rpsF gene encoding 30S ribosomal protein S6, with amino-acid sequence MRHYEIVFMVHPDQSAQVPAMVDRYRNLIESASGKIHRLEDWGRRQLAYPINKVHKAHYVLMNIECDQETLDELESGFRFNDAVLRSLTIRRREAITEPSPMAKSGQSEHEAGRVEEASASTDEEGAEDAEETEAPLET; translated from the coding sequence ATGCGACATTATGAAATTGTTTTCATGGTTCACCCGGACCAGAGCGCGCAAGTCCCTGCCATGGTGGATCGTTATCGCAACCTGATCGAATCCGCCTCCGGGAAAATCCATCGTCTGGAGGATTGGGGACGCCGCCAATTAGCCTATCCCATTAACAAGGTTCATAAAGCACACTATGTGCTGATGAACATCGAGTGCGACCAAGAGACTCTCGATGAGCTGGAGAGCGGGTTTCGATTCAACGATGCCGTTTTGCGTAGTTTAACGATCCGTCGACGAGAGGCGATAACCGAGCCGTCGCCGATGGCAAAGTCCGGTCAGTCGGAACACGAAGCCGGGCGGGTCGAGGAAGCATCGGCGAGCACGGACGAAGAGGGTGCCGAAGACGCCGAAGAAACGGAAGCTCCGTTGGAAACCTGA
- a CDS encoding YybS family protein — protein sequence MRPLAAYIMRGRMQAISAACALAVMSWVIPFLSLLAAAAVGLPTLRKGAYEGGIIIATSIAALGALGGLLVGSTGGAVGYGCLLWLPMWLTAVVLRESGKLSTAFGLASSMGVFMVLLIYGLYPDPPSLWLEGLQRFFGPLLDRAPPEFDADQFWNSFSTTVARYMTGMVSASLVISLILSLLIARWWQAVLFNPGGFRAEFLRLRIHAAFSYAAVGVLIAAAAASGTVAEIALNLTFPLFALFLLVGFSVFHALVARNKSWKVWLVGTYVSLLFVPYVILPIALVGFSDLWFDWRERLSPS from the coding sequence ATGAGACCATTGGCCGCTTACATCATGAGAGGGCGGATGCAGGCCATATCGGCGGCCTGTGCTTTAGCGGTCATGTCGTGGGTGATTCCGTTTCTCAGCCTACTCGCGGCGGCGGCCGTGGGGCTTCCGACACTACGAAAGGGTGCGTACGAAGGCGGAATCATCATTGCCACATCGATCGCGGCCCTCGGTGCCTTAGGGGGGCTCCTTGTCGGCAGTACGGGCGGTGCTGTCGGTTATGGGTGTCTCCTCTGGCTTCCCATGTGGTTGACAGCCGTGGTCTTGCGCGAATCCGGCAAGCTTTCGACGGCTTTCGGATTGGCGTCGTCCATGGGCGTTTTTATGGTACTCCTGATCTACGGGCTTTATCCGGATCCGCCTTCGCTATGGCTCGAAGGCTTGCAACGGTTTTTCGGGCCCTTGCTTGACCGCGCACCTCCGGAATTCGATGCAGATCAGTTCTGGAACAGTTTCTCCACGACGGTTGCGCGTTACATGACTGGGATGGTTTCCGCCAGCTTGGTGATCAGTCTGATCCTGAGTTTACTGATCGCACGTTGGTGGCAGGCGGTGCTGTTCAATCCGGGCGGCTTCCGCGCGGAATTCTTAAGGTTACGCATACATGCGGCGTTTTCCTATGCCGCGGTGGGCGTGTTGATTGCTGCTGCTGCCGCAAGCGGCACCGTCGCGGAAATCGCTTTGAATTTGACCTTTCCGCTATTTGCATTGTTCCTGTTGGTCGGCTTTTCGGTGTTTCATGCTTTGGTTGCCCGGAACAAATCGTGGAAAGTTTGGCTAGTCGGAACTTACGTGTCCCTATTATTCGTTCCGTACGTCATCCTGCCGATCGCATTGGTAGGCTTCAGCGATCTCTGGTTCGATTGGCGGGAAAGGCTGTCGCCTAGCTGA
- the fliI gene encoding flagellar protein export ATPase FliI, with the protein MTDLAPAARLNESWAAKLAAYRARLSEPPELVVEGRLSRMVGLTLEAVGCRAAVGARCLVKTAHGRSVEAEVVGFAGERVFLMPTGDIQGLEADCRVIPLTQTSSVRVGFGLLGRVLDGAGKPLDGKGPVLTDHSVPLTGSVINPLARKPIREPLDVGVRAINALLTVGRGQRLGLFAGTGVGKSNLLGMMSKYTNTDVVVVGLIGERGREVNEFVQKILGEEGRAKAVVIATPADYPPLMRLHGALLATSVAEFFRSQGLDVLLLMDSLTRFAQAQREIALAIDEPPATKGYPPSVFAKLPQLVERAGNGNEGEGSITAFYTVLTEGDDANDPIADAARGILDGHIVLSRALADSGHYPAIDIEASVSRVMTDIAEERHLQLARRFKRLYSIYQQNSDLISVGAYHKGSDPRIDEAIAMNPGIMSFLQQDLHEAVGFEQSLDALEKLLGSSA; encoded by the coding sequence GTGACCGATCTCGCTCCGGCAGCGAGGCTCAATGAATCGTGGGCTGCGAAGCTGGCTGCTTACCGCGCGCGCCTCAGCGAACCGCCGGAACTGGTGGTGGAAGGCAGGTTGAGCCGGATGGTCGGCCTTACCCTCGAGGCGGTTGGCTGCCGAGCGGCGGTAGGCGCCCGCTGTCTGGTCAAGACGGCGCACGGAAGAAGCGTGGAAGCGGAAGTGGTCGGCTTTGCCGGCGAACGGGTTTTTTTGATGCCGACCGGCGATATCCAAGGACTCGAAGCGGATTGCCGGGTCATACCGCTGACCCAAACCTCTTCCGTTCGAGTGGGATTCGGTCTTCTCGGGCGGGTTTTGGACGGAGCCGGCAAGCCTTTGGACGGAAAGGGTCCGGTTCTCACTGACCATTCGGTGCCGCTGACCGGCAGTGTGATAAACCCGCTGGCGCGAAAGCCGATCCGTGAGCCTTTGGATGTCGGCGTTCGGGCGATCAACGCCTTACTCACCGTGGGCCGCGGCCAGCGTCTGGGATTGTTCGCGGGAACCGGCGTGGGCAAGAGCAACCTGCTCGGTATGATGAGCAAATACACGAACACCGATGTAGTGGTGGTCGGCCTGATCGGTGAGCGCGGCCGCGAAGTCAACGAATTCGTGCAGAAGATTCTTGGGGAAGAGGGACGCGCTAAGGCCGTGGTGATCGCGACGCCGGCCGATTACCCGCCGTTGATGCGCCTGCACGGTGCCTTGCTGGCCACGAGCGTCGCCGAGTTTTTCCGGAGTCAGGGGTTGGACGTCTTGCTCCTGATGGACTCGTTGACGCGATTCGCCCAGGCGCAGCGCGAAATCGCGTTGGCGATCGATGAGCCGCCGGCCACCAAAGGCTATCCGCCCTCGGTGTTTGCGAAACTGCCGCAGCTTGTCGAGCGCGCGGGAAACGGCAATGAAGGGGAGGGGTCGATTACCGCCTTTTATACCGTGCTCACCGAAGGCGACGATGCCAACGACCCCATCGCCGATGCAGCGCGGGGTATTCTCGACGGTCATATCGTCCTGTCCCGCGCCTTGGCGGACTCGGGCCATTATCCGGCGATCGACATCGAAGCCTCGGTCAGCCGGGTGATGACGGACATCGCCGAAGAACGTCATCTGCAACTTGCTAGGCGCTTTAAACGCCTATACTCGATCTATCAACAAAATAGCGACCTGATCAGCGTGGGGGCTTATCACAAAGGATCCGATCCACGCATCGACGAGGCCATCGCAATGAATCCCGGGATCATGAGTTTTTTGCAGCAGGACCTGCATGAAGCGGTCGGTTTCGAACAAAGCCTCGACGCGTTGGAAAAATTGTTGGGTTCATCTGCATAA
- the fliG gene encoding flagellar motor switch protein FliG has translation MAEADSMKLDGPQRAALFFLTIGQDRAAEVLKHMSPKEVQQIGAAMAELRNITMPMVEDVLGKFVDDIRNQTALGINSEEYIRNLLTQALGADKASSVCDRILLGRNSKGLEQLKWMDPRAVADLIRLEHPQVIAIILSLLDSDQAAETLSHLPEKLRPDVIMRIATLTGVQPAALRELDDIMEKQLSGNTNVKSSTLGGIETAANILNFIESNVEASIMDQISDIDPDLSQKIQDKMFVFDDLIDVDDRGIQTLLREVSTDSLLLALRGADDALKEKIFSNMSRRAAEMLRDDLEAAPPARLSEVEAAQKEILAIARRMAEAGELSLGGGGDELI, from the coding sequence ATGGCTGAAGCGGATTCAATGAAATTGGACGGGCCGCAGCGGGCTGCATTGTTCTTTCTAACGATCGGACAGGACAGGGCAGCGGAAGTGCTCAAACATATGTCGCCCAAGGAAGTTCAACAAATCGGCGCGGCCATGGCCGAGCTTCGCAATATCACGATGCCTATGGTCGAGGACGTGCTCGGAAAATTCGTGGACGACATTCGGAACCAAACCGCGTTGGGCATCAATTCGGAAGAATATATCCGCAATCTGCTCACTCAGGCGCTCGGAGCCGACAAGGCCAGCAGCGTCTGCGACCGTATCTTGTTAGGCCGCAACAGCAAGGGCCTGGAGCAGCTTAAGTGGATGGATCCTCGCGCCGTCGCCGATCTGATCCGGCTCGAACACCCGCAAGTCATTGCGATCATCCTCTCTCTGCTGGATAGCGATCAAGCAGCGGAAACCTTGAGTCATCTCCCCGAAAAATTGCGACCGGATGTCATCATGCGCATCGCCACGCTCACTGGCGTGCAGCCCGCCGCGCTGCGGGAGCTCGACGACATCATGGAAAAACAGCTGAGCGGCAACACCAACGTCAAATCGTCGACGCTCGGCGGTATCGAAACGGCTGCCAACATACTCAACTTCATCGAGAGCAATGTGGAAGCGTCGATCATGGATCAGATCAGTGACATCGATCCGGATCTGAGCCAAAAGATTCAAGACAAGATGTTCGTGTTCGACGATCTGATCGATGTCGACGATCGCGGCATTCAAACCTTGCTCCGCGAGGTCTCCACCGATTCCTTACTGTTGGCGTTACGCGGCGCCGACGACGCGCTGAAAGAAAAAATCTTCAGCAATATGTCGCGCCGGGCGGCGGAGATGCTGCGCGATGATCTGGAGGCCGCGCCTCCGGCGCGCTTGAGTGAGGTAGAGGCTGCACAGAAAGAGATTCTCGCCATCGCCCGGCGCATGGCGGAAGCAGGCGAACTTTCTTTAGGCGGTGGCGGCGATGAGCTCATCTAA
- the waaA gene encoding lipid IV(A) 3-deoxy-D-manno-octulosonic acid transferase, translated as MRLFYSALFYIFTPVILARLYWRGRKQPGYSERWSERLALYDADPEPGVIWFHAVSVGEAEAAFPLIRAIKHRFPERTILVTATTPTGSARIKGVLGDTARHVYLPYDLPGCVNRFIRHYRPTLAVVLETEIWPNLYHACGKCGIPLAIVNARLSERSARGYLKLRSLTRESLSHVRLVAAQTAEDAKRYIAIGADPKSVVVTGNIKFDLELPATAEERAQAMRRALFGHRPVFIAGSTHPGEESMVLAAFASLRRQLPEVLLILAPRHPHRVAEIVAECRKFGFSTRLRSDRNAGDEPVDVFLLDTLGELRSFYAASDAAFVGGSLVPVGGHNVLEPAAVGLPVIFGPHLFNFAEIGSKLKESGGGIEVKNVEELAHWAGRLLSDKSLRSEIGGNGKRFVCENQGVVRKIAELLGGLIGTEQS; from the coding sequence GTGAGGCTATTCTACTCAGCCCTGTTCTACATTTTCACGCCGGTTATCCTCGCACGTCTCTATTGGCGAGGACGCAAGCAGCCGGGTTACTCCGAGCGCTGGAGCGAAAGGCTGGCGCTCTACGATGCGGATCCGGAACCCGGTGTCATCTGGTTCCATGCGGTGTCTGTCGGCGAAGCCGAGGCCGCGTTTCCGCTGATTCGCGCGATCAAGCACCGATTTCCGGAAAGGACCATACTCGTTACCGCTACAACGCCGACAGGGTCGGCGCGGATCAAAGGGGTGCTCGGCGATACGGCAAGACATGTCTATTTGCCTTACGATCTCCCCGGTTGCGTGAACCGCTTCATTCGGCACTATCGACCGACGCTCGCGGTGGTGTTGGAAACCGAGATCTGGCCGAATCTCTACCACGCCTGTGGAAAATGCGGCATACCGCTGGCCATTGTCAACGCTCGTCTCTCCGAACGATCGGCGCGCGGTTACCTTAAACTTCGATCTCTGACGCGGGAAAGCCTTTCGCATGTACGCCTAGTCGCGGCTCAAACCGCGGAAGATGCCAAACGGTATATCGCAATAGGCGCCGATCCGAAATCCGTGGTCGTGACCGGCAACATCAAGTTTGATTTGGAATTGCCGGCCACAGCGGAAGAGCGTGCCCAGGCCATGCGTCGTGCACTTTTCGGTCATCGCCCCGTTTTCATCGCCGGCAGCACCCATCCCGGTGAGGAAAGCATGGTTCTGGCTGCCTTCGCTTCACTTCGAAGACAGTTACCGGAAGTGCTACTGATTCTCGCACCGCGTCATCCCCACCGTGTGGCGGAGATCGTTGCGGAGTGCAGGAAATTCGGCTTTTCGACTCGGCTCAGAAGTGATAGGAACGCCGGTGACGAGCCGGTCGACGTATTTCTTCTTGATACCTTGGGCGAACTACGCAGTTTTTACGCTGCCTCGGACGCAGCTTTCGTTGGAGGTAGCTTGGTGCCCGTCGGCGGACACAATGTACTAGAGCCGGCTGCCGTCGGGCTGCCGGTTATATTCGGACCTCACCTTTTCAATTTCGCCGAGATCGGCAGCAAGCTCAAAGAGAGCGGCGGCGGAATTGAAGTGAAAAACGTCGAGGAGTTGGCGCATTGGGCGGGGCGCCTCCTGAGCGACAAATCGTTGCGCAGCGAGATCGGCGGAAACGGGAAGCGGTTTGTCTGCGAGAATCAGGGAGTAGTGCGGAAGATCGCCGAACTTCTAGGCGGATTGATCGGTACGGAGCAAAGTTAA
- the fliH gene encoding flagellar assembly protein FliH, with protein sequence MSSSKEALNKPSPSGRELGEGILDQLVGQVASPNRRLNQSFSKGFSAEELASLEPWKLPVVGEPAEDEEPSVVVVDEETDYPAMPTAEEIEAMQKQAYEEARAAGYQDGSERGYRDGRDEGYRQGFDEGRADAASLAKRLQDILECLSEPLARVDEQVEQELVALAIAVAKQLIRRELRTEPGEIVAVVREAMAILPSGARKIRLHLHPDDAELVRSLLALEELAPRWKIVEDPLLTRGGCRIITDASRIDATVESRLASTIARLFGGEREEDKP encoded by the coding sequence ATGAGCTCATCTAAGGAAGCTCTGAATAAGCCCTCTCCCTCTGGGAGAGAGTTGGGTGAGGGCATATTAGATCAATTAGTCGGCCAGGTCGCTTCTCCGAATCGCAGACTTAATCAGAGCTTCTCTAAGGGATTCTCGGCAGAGGAACTCGCCTCGCTCGAGCCGTGGAAGTTGCCGGTCGTGGGCGAACCTGCGGAGGACGAGGAGCCGTCGGTCGTCGTGGTCGACGAAGAAACGGACTATCCGGCGATGCCGACCGCCGAAGAAATCGAGGCGATGCAGAAACAGGCCTACGAGGAGGCTCGTGCAGCCGGTTATCAGGATGGTTCGGAACGAGGCTATCGGGACGGCCGCGACGAAGGTTACCGGCAAGGGTTCGACGAGGGACGGGCAGACGCTGCTTCGTTGGCGAAGCGCCTGCAAGACATACTCGAATGCTTGAGCGAACCGCTCGCCCGGGTGGACGAACAGGTCGAGCAGGAGCTTGTCGCGCTGGCGATTGCAGTTGCTAAACAGCTCATTCGACGGGAACTTCGGACCGAGCCGGGCGAGATCGTCGCTGTGGTGCGCGAAGCCATGGCGATTCTGCCGTCTGGTGCCCGAAAGATCAGGCTGCACCTGCACCCTGACGATGCTGAACTGGTTCGGTCTTTGCTCGCGCTGGAGGAACTCGCGCCACGCTGGAAGATCGTCGAAGATCCGCTGTTGACCCGCGGCGGTTGCCGGATAATCACCGATGCTTCCCGCATCGACGCTACGGTGGAGAGTCGTCTCGCTTCCACGATCGCCCGCTTGTTCGGGGGCGAGAGGGAGGAGGATAAGCCGTGA
- the rplI gene encoding 50S ribosomal protein L9: protein MEVILLEKIAGLGNLGDKVSVRPGYGRNFLIPQGKAVAATAEKLAEFEKRRAELEKKAAEDLAAAQARAEAISKLTVKIVQKAGEEGRLYGSVGTKDIADAVTAAGVTLHKHEVRLPSGPIRQVGDYEITVHLHSDVDCKVALSVVPE from the coding sequence ATGGAAGTTATTCTGTTAGAAAAGATCGCGGGTCTAGGGAATCTCGGCGACAAAGTCTCCGTCAGACCCGGTTATGGTCGAAATTTTTTGATCCCACAAGGCAAAGCCGTTGCGGCTACCGCTGAAAAATTGGCTGAATTCGAAAAACGGCGAGCCGAGCTCGAGAAAAAGGCGGCCGAAGACCTGGCTGCGGCTCAGGCACGCGCCGAAGCCATCAGTAAGCTCACCGTAAAGATCGTTCAGAAAGCGGGCGAAGAAGGACGCTTATATGGATCCGTCGGCACCAAGGACATCGCCGATGCCGTGACAGCCGCCGGTGTGACACTCCACAAACACGAAGTGCGGCTGCCTTCCGGGCCGATTCGGCAAGTGGGCGATTACGAGATTACGGTGCACTTGCACAGCGATGTCGATTGCAAGGTCGCGCTCTCGGTCGTTCCCGAATAA
- the fliE gene encoding flagellar hook-basal body complex protein FliE, which yields MSELDINKVLTQMRIMRDQARSTALPADDAADFGALLKASIDKVNETQQHANKLAEAFESGTTDVSLSEVMISLEKASLSFQAMVQVRNKLVEAYKDVMNMPM from the coding sequence ATGAGCGAGCTTGATATCAATAAGGTTCTCACCCAGATGCGCATCATGCGGGATCAGGCCCGCAGCACCGCGTTGCCCGCCGATGACGCGGCCGACTTCGGCGCTTTGCTCAAGGCGTCGATCGACAAGGTCAACGAAACGCAGCAGCACGCCAACAAGCTGGCGGAAGCGTTTGAATCCGGCACAACCGATGTCAGTCTGTCCGAAGTGATGATATCGCTCGAGAAGGCGAGTCTTTCATTCCAGGCCATGGTGCAGGTCAGGAATAAGCTGGTGGAGGCTTACAAGGACGTGATGAATATGCCGATGTAA
- the rpsR gene encoding 30S ribosomal protein S18, which produces MVRQFKRKKYCRFTAEGVKEIDYKDLDVLKEYISETGKIVPSRITGTKAKYQRQLATAIKRARFLALLPYTDAHKK; this is translated from the coding sequence ATGGTTCGCCAATTTAAGCGCAAGAAATATTGCAGATTCACGGCCGAGGGTGTGAAAGAGATCGATTACAAGGATCTCGACGTGCTCAAAGAATATATCTCGGAAACGGGCAAGATCGTTCCCAGCCGCATCACGGGAACGAAAGCAAAATACCAGAGACAGCTTGCGACGGCCATCAAGCGTGCTCGTTTTTTGGCGCTGCTGCCGTATACCGACGCTCACAAAAAATAG
- the fliF gene encoding flagellar basal-body MS-ring/collar protein FliF produces the protein MELSQSESKNLVPGGQSAIAENQDTSPVLRAWMQMPRGRQIALIAVIAFALAVAIAMLLWANRTEYVRLYSNLEEKEAGEIVEALQKLNIEHEIDPTTGVILVPAGQVHAVRLKLAGMGLPRESGAGFEILEKQSGFGTSQMMEGARYQRALEGEIARSIATIRNVKSARVHLALPKESVFVRRPKKPSASVIVELHSGRGLEPGQVEAIVHLVASSVPQLEPGQVTVVDQRGHLLNAKDDGNELYLNAKQFDYKKQVEEHLIERIENILAPVVGRDGIRTQVTADIDFTVTERTQEVYNPDLPALRSEQTSEEQTKGSAVQGVPGALSNQPPPAGIAPETTAATPNDQAGQKPPELPLSTSKSATRNYELDKTISHSRLATGVIRRITAAVVVDYRHVPQGENGTTLQPYSEEDLNRFTRLVQEAVGYDASRGDRVTVTNAPFRTETEDSQALPMWEQDWFWSLVKQAGAVLVVLALVLGVLRPAVKGLIGRGDSAVDGNDAAEPGTQDRAVVEPREISKESGDDELLMLEAPESHEKRVAFAQRAVDQDPKRVAQVIKNWINANG, from the coding sequence ATGGAACTTAGTCAAAGCGAAAGCAAGAACCTGGTGCCGGGCGGGCAAAGCGCCATTGCCGAGAATCAAGACACGTCGCCGGTCCTAAGAGCCTGGATGCAGATGCCGCGCGGCCGGCAAATCGCGCTGATCGCCGTGATCGCGTTTGCTCTCGCCGTCGCGATCGCCATGCTGTTGTGGGCGAACAGGACGGAGTACGTGCGGCTGTATTCCAATTTGGAGGAGAAGGAAGCGGGCGAAATCGTTGAAGCACTGCAAAAACTCAATATCGAACACGAGATCGACCCGACGACTGGCGTCATCCTAGTACCGGCCGGTCAGGTGCACGCGGTACGGCTGAAATTGGCCGGCATGGGGTTGCCCAGGGAAAGCGGTGCTGGCTTCGAAATTCTGGAAAAGCAATCGGGTTTCGGCACCAGTCAAATGATGGAGGGCGCACGTTATCAGCGCGCTTTGGAGGGGGAAATCGCCCGTTCGATCGCAACCATCCGGAACGTCAAATCGGCCCGCGTCCATCTCGCGTTGCCGAAAGAATCGGTTTTCGTGCGGCGTCCCAAGAAGCCGAGCGCTTCGGTCATCGTCGAACTACATTCGGGACGTGGGTTGGAGCCCGGACAGGTGGAGGCCATCGTCCATTTGGTGGCGTCCAGCGTTCCGCAGCTGGAGCCCGGCCAAGTCACAGTCGTCGACCAGCGCGGACACCTGCTCAACGCCAAGGACGATGGCAACGAGCTGTATCTCAACGCCAAGCAGTTCGACTACAAGAAGCAGGTCGAGGAGCATCTCATCGAGCGCATCGAAAACATTCTGGCTCCGGTGGTCGGGCGCGACGGCATTCGTACCCAGGTCACCGCGGATATCGATTTCACCGTCACCGAGCGCACTCAAGAAGTCTACAACCCGGATTTGCCCGCGTTGCGCAGCGAACAAACCAGCGAGGAACAAACCAAGGGTTCGGCGGTGCAGGGCGTCCCCGGCGCGCTGTCCAATCAGCCGCCGCCTGCCGGTATCGCACCAGAAACAACTGCCGCTACGCCGAACGATCAAGCCGGGCAAAAGCCGCCGGAGCTCCCGCTCAGCACGAGCAAGAGTGCGACAAGAAATTATGAGCTCGACAAAACCATCAGCCATTCGCGGCTCGCAACCGGCGTTATCCGCCGGATCACAGCGGCGGTCGTGGTTGACTATCGACATGTCCCGCAAGGTGAAAACGGCACGACACTGCAGCCGTATAGCGAGGAGGACCTGAACCGGTTCACCAGGCTGGTGCAGGAAGCTGTGGGCTACGACGCTTCTCGTGGAGATAGGGTTACCGTGACCAACGCGCCGTTCCGGACCGAAACCGAGGATTCGCAGGCGTTGCCAATGTGGGAACAGGATTGGTTTTGGTCGCTCGTGAAGCAGGCGGGAGCGGTTTTGGTCGTGCTCGCACTGGTTCTCGGCGTGCTGAGACCTGCGGTGAAAGGCCTGATCGGGCGTGGCGATTCGGCCGTCGATGGAAACGACGCTGCGGAACCGGGCACTCAAGACCGTGCCGTCGTCGAGCCCCGTGAAATATCCAAAGAGAGCGGAGACGACGAACTGCTGATGCTGGAAGCGCCGGAAAGCCACGAGAAGCGCGTGGCTTTCGCGCAGCGTGCAGTGGATCAGGACCCTAAGCGCGTCGCGCAAGTCATCAAGAACTGGATAAATGCCAATGGCTGA